The following are encoded together in the Pithys albifrons albifrons isolate INPA30051 chromosome 5, PitAlb_v1, whole genome shotgun sequence genome:
- the USO1 gene encoding general vesicular transport factor p115 isoform X2, which yields MNFLRGVMGGPSAGPQPSGADTIQKLCDRVASSTLLEDRRDAVRALKSLSKKYRLEVGIQAMEHLIHVLQTDRSDSEIIGYALDTLYNVISNDLEEEEQEENSAKQVDDLGSQFTEIFIKQQDNVTLLLTLVEEFDFHVRWPAVKLLTSLLKQQGPQVQQIILVSPMGVSRLMDLLADSREVIRNDGVLLLQQLTKSNAAIQKIVAFENAFERLLDIITEEGNSDGGIVVEDCLLLLQNLLKNNNSNQNFFKEGSYIQRMKPWFEVGDDNCGWSAQKVTNLHLMLQLVRVLVSPTNPPGATSSCQKAMFHCGLLQQLCTILMATGVPADILTETINTVSEVIRGCQTNQDYFASVNAPSNPPRPAIVVLLMSMVNERQPFVLRCAVLYCFQCFLYKNHKGQGEIVSTLLPSTIDGNSVSAGQLLCGGLFSTDSLSNWCAAVALAHALQENATLKEQLLRVQLATSIGNLPVSLLQQCTNILSQGDKIDRRGSKVQTRVGLLMLLCTWLSNCSIAVTHFLHNPANVPFLTGQIAENLGEEEQLVQGLCALLLGISIYYNDNSLENYRKEKLKQLIEKRIGRENFIEKLGFISKHELYSRAAQKPQPSFSSPDHMMFDHEFTKLVKELEGVISKAIYKSSEEDKKEEEVKKTLEQHDNIVTHYKKVIREQDQELEELKQRVSTLTSQNEQLQATVTQQVSQIQQHKDQYNLLKVQLGKDTQHHNSHSDTFQMNGIQTEEVSKLREELEEWKNKHELLQGQLREKDSVIEKLNSPQLEMGTTEQSSQTSKSGGLEHSSELQKELEMLRSQIQLQSAEISKLQMENQKLQVMNTTADPVLADSGARAAASSELEARLEQEMKELKSQVKALSEEKESLRQHLDSSSSTVAILQEEKSKLQREVAESKKEQDDLLVLLADQDQKISALKIKLKDLGFPVEDEDDIESGDQGDEDEDGDEEEQD from the exons ATGAACTTCTTGCGGGGCGTCATGGGCGGCCCGAGCGCCGGCCCGCAGCCCTCGGGGGCCGACACG atCCAGAAACTGTGTGACCGGGTGGCCTCGTCCACGCTGCTGGAGGACCGCAGGGACGCCGTCCGTGCGCTCAAGTCGTTGTCCAAG AAGTACCGGCTGGAGGTCGGGATCCAGGCCATGGAGCACCTGATCCACGTGCTGCAGACCGACCG TTCAGATTCTGAAATAATTGGCTATGCCTTGGACACTCTCTACAATGTGATATCGAATGACCTCGAAGAGGAGGAGCAAG AAGAAAACTCAGCCAAGCAAGTGGATGATTTGGGCAGTCAGTTCACAGAGATTTTCATTAAACAGCAGGACAATGTCACTCTGCTGTTGACTCTGGTGGAG GAGTTTGATTTCCACGTCCGCTGGCCTGCAGTGAAGCTGCTCACCTCCCTGCTGAAGCAGCAGGGGCCTCAAGTGCAGCAGATCATTCTGGTCAGCCCCATGG GTGTTTCCAGACTGATGGATTTACTGGCAGACTCCAGGGAGGTTATAAGGAATGAT GGAGTCCTGTTGTTACAGCAACTGACCAAAAGCAATGCAGCCATACAGAAAATTGTTGCCTTTGAAAATGCCTTTGAGAGACTTCTGGACATCATaacagaggaaggaaacagTGATGGAG GAATAGTAgtggaggactgtctcctgCTCTTACAAAACTTGCTGAAGAATAACAACTCCAATCAGAACTTCTTCAAGGAGGGTTCCTACATCCAGAGGATGAAGCCTTGGTTTGAGGTGGGAGATGACAACTGCGGGTGGTCTGCCCAGAAAGTCACCAACCTTCACCTGATGCTGCAG CTGGTGCGGGTGCTGGTGTCCCCCACCAACCCTCCTggtgccaccagcagctgccagaaggCCATGTTCCACTGTGGGCTCttacagcagctctgcaccaTCCTCATGGCCACGGGGGTCCCTGCTGACATCCTGACAGAG ACCATTAATACTGTATCAGAGGTGATCCGAGGATGCCAGACCAACCAGGACTACTTTGCCTCTGTAAATGCACCTTCTAATCCACCAAG gccTGCCATCGTGGTGCTGCTCATGTCCATGGTGAACGAGAGGCAGCCCTTCGTGCTGCGCTGTGCCGTGCTCTACTGCTTCCAGTGCTTCCTCTACAAGAACCACAAGGGCCAGGGCGAGATCGTGTCCACGCTGCTGCCATCCACCATCGACG GAAACTCGGTCTCGGCGGGCCAGCTGCTCTGCGGGGGCCTCTTCTCCACGGATTCCCTGTCCAACTGGTGTGCTGCCGTGGCCCTGGCCCATGCCCTGCAGGAGAATGCCACcctgaaggagcagctgctgcgGGTGCAGCTGGCCACCAGCATCGGGAACCTGCCGGTGTcgctgctgcagcagtgcacCAACATCCTGTCCCAG GGTGATAAGATCGACAGACGG ggcagcaaagtgCAGACCAGGGTTGGACTCCTGATGTTGCTGTGCACTTGGCTGAGCAACTGCTCCATTGCTGTCACCCACTTCCTGCACAACCCAGCCAATGTGCCTTTT CTCACAGGGCAGATAGCTGAGaacctgggagaggaggagcagctcgTCCAAGGCCTGTGTGCACTTCTGCTTGGCATCTCCATCTACTACAATGACAATTCCCTGGAGAATTACAGGAA AGAGAAGCTGAAGCAGCTGATTGAGAAGAGGATTGGCAGGGAGAACTTCATTGAGAAGCTTGGCTTCATCAGCAAACATGAACTTTactccagagctgcccagaaGCCACAGCCCAGTTTCTCCAGCCCAGACCACATGATGTTTGACCATGAGTTCACCaagctggtgaaggaactggaaG GTGTCATAAGTAAAGCTATTTACAAGTCCAGTGAGGAAGataaaaaggaggaggaggtcAAGAAGACACTGGAACAGCATGACAACATTGTGACTCACTACAAAAAAGTCATTAGGGAGCAG GACCAGGAGCTTGAAGAACTGAAGCAGCGGGTCAGCACTTTGACATCCCAGAATGAGCAGCTCCAGGCGACTGTCACGCAGCAGGTGTCCCAGATCCAGCAGCACAAGGACCAGTACAACCTGCTCAAAGTGCAGCTAG GAAAGGACACGCAGCATCACAATTCCCACAGCGACACCTTCCAGATGAATGGCATCCAGACAGAAGAAGTGAGCAAGCTGAGAGAGGAGCTGGAAGAGTGGAAAAACAAGCATGAACTGCTGCAAGGGCAGCTGAGGGAAAAGGATTCTGTGATAGAAAAGCTG AATTCTCCCCAGCTGGAAATGGGAACCACAGAGCAGTCTTCACAGACCAGCAAATCTGGTGGCCTGGAGCACAGTAGTGAGCTCCAGAAG GAATTAGAAATGCTCAGGAGCCAGATACAGCTACAGTCTGCAGAAATCTCCAAGCTTCAGATGGAGAATCAAAAGCTGCAAGTAATG AACACAACTGCAGATCCTGTGCTGGCAGACAGTGGTGCAAGGGCAGCAGCCAGCTCTGAATTGGAGGCACGACTGGAGCAGGAAATGAAAGAACTGAAG AGCCAAGTGAAGGCCCTTTCTGAGGAGAAGGAGTCTCTGAGGCAGCACCTGgactcctccagcagcacagttgCTATCCTGCAGGAGGAGAAGAGCAAGCTGCAGCGAGAGGTGGCAGAGTCCAAGAAGGAGCAGGATGATCTCCTGGTGCTGTTGGCTGACCAGGATCAGAAGATCTCGGCGCTGAAGATCAAACTGAAGGATCTGGGCTTCCCG GTTGAGGATGAAGATGATATTGAATCTGGAGATCAAGGGGATGAAGATGAGGATGGGGATGAAGAGGAGCAAGACTAG
- the USO1 gene encoding general vesicular transport factor p115 isoform X4, protein MNFLRGVMGGPSAGPQPSGADTIQKLCDRVASSTLLEDRRDAVRALKSLSKKYRLEVGIQAMEHLIHVLQTDRSDSEIIGYALDTLYNVISNDLEEEEQEENSAKQVDDLGSQFTEIFIKQQDNVTLLLTLVEEFDFHVRWPAVKLLTSLLKQQGPQVQQIILVSPMGVSRLMDLLADSREVIRNDGVLLLQQLTKSNAAIQKIVAFENAFERLLDIITEEGNSDGGIVVEDCLLLLQNLLKNNNSNQNFFKEGSYIQRMKPWFEVGDDNCGWSAQKVTNLHLMLQLVRVLVSPTNPPGATSSCQKAMFHCGLLQQLCTILMATGVPADILTETINTVSEVIRGCQTNQDYFASVNAPSNPPRPAIVVLLMSMVNERQPFVLRCAVLYCFQCFLYKNHKGQGEIVSTLLPSTIDGNSVSAGQLLCGGLFSTDSLSNWCAAVALAHALQENATLKEQLLRVQLATSIGNLPVSLLQQCTNILSQGSKVQTRVGLLMLLCTWLSNCSIAVTHFLHNPANVPFLTGQIAENLGEEEQLVQGLCALLLGISIYYNDNSLENYRKEKLKQLIEKRIGRENFIEKLGFISKHELYSRAAQKPQPSFSSPDHMMFDHEFTKLVKELEGVISKAIYKSSEEDKKEEEVKKTLEQHDNIVTHYKKVIREQDQELEELKQRVSTLTSQNEQLQATVTQQVSQIQQHKDQYNLLKVQLGKDTQHHNSHSDTFQMNGIQTEEVSKLREELEEWKNKHELLQGQLREKDSVIEKLNSPQLEMGTTEQSSQTSKSGGLEHSSELQKELEMLRSQIQLQSAEISKLQMENQKLQVMNTTADPVLADSGARAAASSELEARLEQEMKELKSQVKALSEEKESLRQHLDSSSSTVAILQEEKSKLQREVAESKKEQDDLLVLLADQDQKISALKIKLKDLGFPVEDEDDIESGDQGDEDEDGDEEEQD, encoded by the exons ATGAACTTCTTGCGGGGCGTCATGGGCGGCCCGAGCGCCGGCCCGCAGCCCTCGGGGGCCGACACG atCCAGAAACTGTGTGACCGGGTGGCCTCGTCCACGCTGCTGGAGGACCGCAGGGACGCCGTCCGTGCGCTCAAGTCGTTGTCCAAG AAGTACCGGCTGGAGGTCGGGATCCAGGCCATGGAGCACCTGATCCACGTGCTGCAGACCGACCG TTCAGATTCTGAAATAATTGGCTATGCCTTGGACACTCTCTACAATGTGATATCGAATGACCTCGAAGAGGAGGAGCAAG AAGAAAACTCAGCCAAGCAAGTGGATGATTTGGGCAGTCAGTTCACAGAGATTTTCATTAAACAGCAGGACAATGTCACTCTGCTGTTGACTCTGGTGGAG GAGTTTGATTTCCACGTCCGCTGGCCTGCAGTGAAGCTGCTCACCTCCCTGCTGAAGCAGCAGGGGCCTCAAGTGCAGCAGATCATTCTGGTCAGCCCCATGG GTGTTTCCAGACTGATGGATTTACTGGCAGACTCCAGGGAGGTTATAAGGAATGAT GGAGTCCTGTTGTTACAGCAACTGACCAAAAGCAATGCAGCCATACAGAAAATTGTTGCCTTTGAAAATGCCTTTGAGAGACTTCTGGACATCATaacagaggaaggaaacagTGATGGAG GAATAGTAgtggaggactgtctcctgCTCTTACAAAACTTGCTGAAGAATAACAACTCCAATCAGAACTTCTTCAAGGAGGGTTCCTACATCCAGAGGATGAAGCCTTGGTTTGAGGTGGGAGATGACAACTGCGGGTGGTCTGCCCAGAAAGTCACCAACCTTCACCTGATGCTGCAG CTGGTGCGGGTGCTGGTGTCCCCCACCAACCCTCCTggtgccaccagcagctgccagaaggCCATGTTCCACTGTGGGCTCttacagcagctctgcaccaTCCTCATGGCCACGGGGGTCCCTGCTGACATCCTGACAGAG ACCATTAATACTGTATCAGAGGTGATCCGAGGATGCCAGACCAACCAGGACTACTTTGCCTCTGTAAATGCACCTTCTAATCCACCAAG gccTGCCATCGTGGTGCTGCTCATGTCCATGGTGAACGAGAGGCAGCCCTTCGTGCTGCGCTGTGCCGTGCTCTACTGCTTCCAGTGCTTCCTCTACAAGAACCACAAGGGCCAGGGCGAGATCGTGTCCACGCTGCTGCCATCCACCATCGACG GAAACTCGGTCTCGGCGGGCCAGCTGCTCTGCGGGGGCCTCTTCTCCACGGATTCCCTGTCCAACTGGTGTGCTGCCGTGGCCCTGGCCCATGCCCTGCAGGAGAATGCCACcctgaaggagcagctgctgcgGGTGCAGCTGGCCACCAGCATCGGGAACCTGCCGGTGTcgctgctgcagcagtgcacCAACATCCTGTCCCAG ggcagcaaagtgCAGACCAGGGTTGGACTCCTGATGTTGCTGTGCACTTGGCTGAGCAACTGCTCCATTGCTGTCACCCACTTCCTGCACAACCCAGCCAATGTGCCTTTT CTCACAGGGCAGATAGCTGAGaacctgggagaggaggagcagctcgTCCAAGGCCTGTGTGCACTTCTGCTTGGCATCTCCATCTACTACAATGACAATTCCCTGGAGAATTACAGGAA AGAGAAGCTGAAGCAGCTGATTGAGAAGAGGATTGGCAGGGAGAACTTCATTGAGAAGCTTGGCTTCATCAGCAAACATGAACTTTactccagagctgcccagaaGCCACAGCCCAGTTTCTCCAGCCCAGACCACATGATGTTTGACCATGAGTTCACCaagctggtgaaggaactggaaG GTGTCATAAGTAAAGCTATTTACAAGTCCAGTGAGGAAGataaaaaggaggaggaggtcAAGAAGACACTGGAACAGCATGACAACATTGTGACTCACTACAAAAAAGTCATTAGGGAGCAG GACCAGGAGCTTGAAGAACTGAAGCAGCGGGTCAGCACTTTGACATCCCAGAATGAGCAGCTCCAGGCGACTGTCACGCAGCAGGTGTCCCAGATCCAGCAGCACAAGGACCAGTACAACCTGCTCAAAGTGCAGCTAG GAAAGGACACGCAGCATCACAATTCCCACAGCGACACCTTCCAGATGAATGGCATCCAGACAGAAGAAGTGAGCAAGCTGAGAGAGGAGCTGGAAGAGTGGAAAAACAAGCATGAACTGCTGCAAGGGCAGCTGAGGGAAAAGGATTCTGTGATAGAAAAGCTG AATTCTCCCCAGCTGGAAATGGGAACCACAGAGCAGTCTTCACAGACCAGCAAATCTGGTGGCCTGGAGCACAGTAGTGAGCTCCAGAAG GAATTAGAAATGCTCAGGAGCCAGATACAGCTACAGTCTGCAGAAATCTCCAAGCTTCAGATGGAGAATCAAAAGCTGCAAGTAATG AACACAACTGCAGATCCTGTGCTGGCAGACAGTGGTGCAAGGGCAGCAGCCAGCTCTGAATTGGAGGCACGACTGGAGCAGGAAATGAAAGAACTGAAG AGCCAAGTGAAGGCCCTTTCTGAGGAGAAGGAGTCTCTGAGGCAGCACCTGgactcctccagcagcacagttgCTATCCTGCAGGAGGAGAAGAGCAAGCTGCAGCGAGAGGTGGCAGAGTCCAAGAAGGAGCAGGATGATCTCCTGGTGCTGTTGGCTGACCAGGATCAGAAGATCTCGGCGCTGAAGATCAAACTGAAGGATCTGGGCTTCCCG GTTGAGGATGAAGATGATATTGAATCTGGAGATCAAGGGGATGAAGATGAGGATGGGGATGAAGAGGAGCAAGACTAG
- the USO1 gene encoding general vesicular transport factor p115 isoform X1, giving the protein MNFLRGVMGGPSAGPQPSGADTIQKLCDRVASSTLLEDRRDAVRALKSLSKKYRLEVGIQAMEHLIHVLQTDRSDSEIIGYALDTLYNVISNDLEEEEQEENSAKQVDDLGSQFTEIFIKQQDNVTLLLTLVEEFDFHVRWPAVKLLTSLLKQQGPQVQQIILVSPMGVSRLMDLLADSREVIRNDGVLLLQQLTKSNAAIQKIVAFENAFERLLDIITEEGNSDGGIVVEDCLLLLQNLLKNNNSNQNFFKEGSYIQRMKPWFEVGDDNCGWSAQKVTNLHLMLQLVRVLVSPTNPPGATSSCQKAMFHCGLLQQLCTILMATGVPADILTETINTVSEVIRGCQTNQDYFASVNAPSNPPRPAIVVLLMSMVNERQPFVLRCAVLYCFQCFLYKNHKGQGEIVSTLLPSTIDATGNSVSAGQLLCGGLFSTDSLSNWCAAVALAHALQENATLKEQLLRVQLATSIGNLPVSLLQQCTNILSQGDKIDRRGSKVQTRVGLLMLLCTWLSNCSIAVTHFLHNPANVPFLTGQIAENLGEEEQLVQGLCALLLGISIYYNDNSLENYRKEKLKQLIEKRIGRENFIEKLGFISKHELYSRAAQKPQPSFSSPDHMMFDHEFTKLVKELEGVISKAIYKSSEEDKKEEEVKKTLEQHDNIVTHYKKVIREQDQELEELKQRVSTLTSQNEQLQATVTQQVSQIQQHKDQYNLLKVQLGKDTQHHNSHSDTFQMNGIQTEEVSKLREELEEWKNKHELLQGQLREKDSVIEKLNSPQLEMGTTEQSSQTSKSGGLEHSSELQKELEMLRSQIQLQSAEISKLQMENQKLQVMNTTADPVLADSGARAAASSELEARLEQEMKELKSQVKALSEEKESLRQHLDSSSSTVAILQEEKSKLQREVAESKKEQDDLLVLLADQDQKISALKIKLKDLGFPVEDEDDIESGDQGDEDEDGDEEEQD; this is encoded by the exons ATGAACTTCTTGCGGGGCGTCATGGGCGGCCCGAGCGCCGGCCCGCAGCCCTCGGGGGCCGACACG atCCAGAAACTGTGTGACCGGGTGGCCTCGTCCACGCTGCTGGAGGACCGCAGGGACGCCGTCCGTGCGCTCAAGTCGTTGTCCAAG AAGTACCGGCTGGAGGTCGGGATCCAGGCCATGGAGCACCTGATCCACGTGCTGCAGACCGACCG TTCAGATTCTGAAATAATTGGCTATGCCTTGGACACTCTCTACAATGTGATATCGAATGACCTCGAAGAGGAGGAGCAAG AAGAAAACTCAGCCAAGCAAGTGGATGATTTGGGCAGTCAGTTCACAGAGATTTTCATTAAACAGCAGGACAATGTCACTCTGCTGTTGACTCTGGTGGAG GAGTTTGATTTCCACGTCCGCTGGCCTGCAGTGAAGCTGCTCACCTCCCTGCTGAAGCAGCAGGGGCCTCAAGTGCAGCAGATCATTCTGGTCAGCCCCATGG GTGTTTCCAGACTGATGGATTTACTGGCAGACTCCAGGGAGGTTATAAGGAATGAT GGAGTCCTGTTGTTACAGCAACTGACCAAAAGCAATGCAGCCATACAGAAAATTGTTGCCTTTGAAAATGCCTTTGAGAGACTTCTGGACATCATaacagaggaaggaaacagTGATGGAG GAATAGTAgtggaggactgtctcctgCTCTTACAAAACTTGCTGAAGAATAACAACTCCAATCAGAACTTCTTCAAGGAGGGTTCCTACATCCAGAGGATGAAGCCTTGGTTTGAGGTGGGAGATGACAACTGCGGGTGGTCTGCCCAGAAAGTCACCAACCTTCACCTGATGCTGCAG CTGGTGCGGGTGCTGGTGTCCCCCACCAACCCTCCTggtgccaccagcagctgccagaaggCCATGTTCCACTGTGGGCTCttacagcagctctgcaccaTCCTCATGGCCACGGGGGTCCCTGCTGACATCCTGACAGAG ACCATTAATACTGTATCAGAGGTGATCCGAGGATGCCAGACCAACCAGGACTACTTTGCCTCTGTAAATGCACCTTCTAATCCACCAAG gccTGCCATCGTGGTGCTGCTCATGTCCATGGTGAACGAGAGGCAGCCCTTCGTGCTGCGCTGTGCCGTGCTCTACTGCTTCCAGTGCTTCCTCTACAAGAACCACAAGGGCCAGGGCGAGATCGTGTCCACGCTGCTGCCATCCACCATCGACG CCACAGGAAACTCGGTCTCGGCGGGCCAGCTGCTCTGCGGGGGCCTCTTCTCCACGGATTCCCTGTCCAACTGGTGTGCTGCCGTGGCCCTGGCCCATGCCCTGCAGGAGAATGCCACcctgaaggagcagctgctgcgGGTGCAGCTGGCCACCAGCATCGGGAACCTGCCGGTGTcgctgctgcagcagtgcacCAACATCCTGTCCCAG GGTGATAAGATCGACAGACGG ggcagcaaagtgCAGACCAGGGTTGGACTCCTGATGTTGCTGTGCACTTGGCTGAGCAACTGCTCCATTGCTGTCACCCACTTCCTGCACAACCCAGCCAATGTGCCTTTT CTCACAGGGCAGATAGCTGAGaacctgggagaggaggagcagctcgTCCAAGGCCTGTGTGCACTTCTGCTTGGCATCTCCATCTACTACAATGACAATTCCCTGGAGAATTACAGGAA AGAGAAGCTGAAGCAGCTGATTGAGAAGAGGATTGGCAGGGAGAACTTCATTGAGAAGCTTGGCTTCATCAGCAAACATGAACTTTactccagagctgcccagaaGCCACAGCCCAGTTTCTCCAGCCCAGACCACATGATGTTTGACCATGAGTTCACCaagctggtgaaggaactggaaG GTGTCATAAGTAAAGCTATTTACAAGTCCAGTGAGGAAGataaaaaggaggaggaggtcAAGAAGACACTGGAACAGCATGACAACATTGTGACTCACTACAAAAAAGTCATTAGGGAGCAG GACCAGGAGCTTGAAGAACTGAAGCAGCGGGTCAGCACTTTGACATCCCAGAATGAGCAGCTCCAGGCGACTGTCACGCAGCAGGTGTCCCAGATCCAGCAGCACAAGGACCAGTACAACCTGCTCAAAGTGCAGCTAG GAAAGGACACGCAGCATCACAATTCCCACAGCGACACCTTCCAGATGAATGGCATCCAGACAGAAGAAGTGAGCAAGCTGAGAGAGGAGCTGGAAGAGTGGAAAAACAAGCATGAACTGCTGCAAGGGCAGCTGAGGGAAAAGGATTCTGTGATAGAAAAGCTG AATTCTCCCCAGCTGGAAATGGGAACCACAGAGCAGTCTTCACAGACCAGCAAATCTGGTGGCCTGGAGCACAGTAGTGAGCTCCAGAAG GAATTAGAAATGCTCAGGAGCCAGATACAGCTACAGTCTGCAGAAATCTCCAAGCTTCAGATGGAGAATCAAAAGCTGCAAGTAATG AACACAACTGCAGATCCTGTGCTGGCAGACAGTGGTGCAAGGGCAGCAGCCAGCTCTGAATTGGAGGCACGACTGGAGCAGGAAATGAAAGAACTGAAG AGCCAAGTGAAGGCCCTTTCTGAGGAGAAGGAGTCTCTGAGGCAGCACCTGgactcctccagcagcacagttgCTATCCTGCAGGAGGAGAAGAGCAAGCTGCAGCGAGAGGTGGCAGAGTCCAAGAAGGAGCAGGATGATCTCCTGGTGCTGTTGGCTGACCAGGATCAGAAGATCTCGGCGCTGAAGATCAAACTGAAGGATCTGGGCTTCCCG GTTGAGGATGAAGATGATATTGAATCTGGAGATCAAGGGGATGAAGATGAGGATGGGGATGAAGAGGAGCAAGACTAG